The Malus sylvestris chromosome 12, drMalSylv7.2, whole genome shotgun sequence genome contains a region encoding:
- the LOC126592538 gene encoding protein transport protein SEC23-like: protein MDFVELEAIEGLRWSWNSWPPSKSECAALVIPLSVMCTPLMQQAELPILPYDPVTCLRCRAVLNPYARVEYPSRIWFCSFCHHKNSFPHSYSNIGETNLPAELFPTYSAVEYAKTAHGIPNSGSNSQNWANGLSSSSSLSSMVSSAAASSVSNGDSRGVKPAFVFVVDACTPGDELGALKNELLLVVEKLPETALVGLITFDSMVRVHDLGFSECSRAVVLYGERELSSLQTQQFLGIRRPMHQQLGKMSVNQKQGFLLPVSECEFNITTAIEEIHCSVQVKPGHRPQRCTGAAISAALGLLEGCSGSTGSRIMVFTSGPATFGPGIIVDSDLSKSIRNHRDLINGHAPYYSRSCSFYRQVSQRLTDASIVLDLFACSLDQSGVAEVKVPVEKSGGFMMLGESFASNQFRKCLSHIFTRDKEGYLKMYFDATIEIVTTRDIKISGALGPCVSLREVNDLVSSSEIGEGGTYMWKLGTITNKTCIAFFFQVSDEQKVQPGSAFLIQFIIRYRHGNMGIRKRVTTAARRWVGGRSPEIAAGFDQEAAASVIARLAIHRAETCFARDVIRWLDDTLIRFASKFGDYAEEDPTSFRLSSNFSLFPQFMYYLRRSQFIDVFNSSPDETAFFRLMLNREGVVGSLIMIQPTLFQYSFDGPPVPVLLDVRSISPDVILLFDSYFHVVIHYGSKVSQWRKLGYDKDPNHENLRKLLEAPLIDAEQLMADRVPAPKFIKCDQHGSQARFLLAKLNPSVTQNSTHTDGSDIIFTDDLSLQVFLDHLQVLAVQG from the exons ATGGATTTCGTGGAACTGGAGGCGATCGAGGGCCTCCGATGGTCCTGGAATTCATGGCCGCCGTCAAAATCCGAGTGCGCCGCCCTCGTTATCCCTCTCAGCGTCATGTGCACGCCGTTGATGCAGCAAGCCGAGCTGCCGATACTCCCCTACGACCCCGTCACTTGCCTCCGATGCCGCGCCGTTTTGAACCCCTACGCCCGCGTCGAGTACCCTTCTCGCATCTGGTTCTGCTCCTTCTGCCACCACAAGAACTCCTTCCCTCACTCTTACTCCAACATCGGCGAGACCAACCTCCCCGCCGAGCTTTTTCCGACTTACAGCGCCGTCGAGTACGCCAAAACCGCCCATGGAATTCCCAACTCTGGCTCAAATTCCCAGAATTGGGCAAATGGGTTGTCGTCATCGTCGTCCCTGTCGTCTATGGTGTCGTCGGCGGCAGCGTCATCGGTGTCGAATGGGGATTCGAGAGGGGTGAAGCCGGCGTTTGTGTTCGTTGTGGATGCTTGCACGCCTGGGGACGAGCTTGGGGCACTTAAAAATGAGCTCTTGCTTGTTGTGGAGAAGCTTCCGGAGACTGCTTTGGTGGGTCTGATCACGTTTGATTCGATGGTTCGTGTTCATGATCTCGGGTTTTCGGAGTGCTCGAGAGCCGTGGTGCTTTACGGCGAACGGGAGCTGTCGTCGCTTCAG ACCCAACAATTTCTAGGCATTAGGCGACCAATGCATCAGCAACTCGGAAAGATGTCAGTTAATCAAAAGCAGGGCTTTTTGCTACCTGTTTCTGAATGTGAGTTCAACATCACAACTGCAATTGAAGAGATCCATTGTTCAGTTCAAGTCAAGCCTGGTCATCGTCCGCAAAGGTGTACAGGAGCAGCAATATCAGCTGCACTTGGACTTCTGGAAGGATGTTCAGGGAGCACGGGTTCCAGGATCATGGTCTTCACATCTGGACCAGCAACTTTTGGCCCAGGAATAATCGTTGATTCCGATCTTAGCAAGTCCATCAGAAATCACCGAGACCTCATCAATGGTCATGCCCCTTACTATAGTAGATCTTGCAGCTTTTATAGGCAAGTGTCGCAGAGGTTAACTGATGCATCTATTGTTCTGGATTTGTTTGCCTGTTCTCTTGATCAATCTGGAGTTGCAGAGGTGAAGGTCCCTGTTGAGAAGTCAGGTGGTTTCATGATGCTAGGTGAGTCATTTGCGTCAAATCAATTCAGAAAATGTTTAAGCCACATTTTTACTCGTGATAAAGAAGGATATTTGAAGATGTATTTTGATGCAACTATTGAGATAGTAACCACTAGAGATATTAAAATCTCTGGAGCCCTAGGTCCTTGTGTATCTCTTCGGGAAGTCAACGATTTAGTGAGTAGCAGTGAGATTGGGGAGGGCGGTACCTATATGTGGAAGTTGGGTACAATCACTAATAAAACATGCATTGCTTTTTTCTTCCAAGTGAGTGACGAGCAGAAAGTTCAACCTGGGTCGGCATTCTTGATACAGTTCATAATACGATACCGTCATGGGAACATGGGGATCCGGAAAAGGGTAACAACCGCAGCAAGAAGATGGGTTGGGGGCCGTTCACCAGAAATTGCTGCTGGGTTTGATCAAGAAGCAGCAGCTTCAGTGATAGCCAGGCTTGCTATTCACCGAGCTGAGACTTGTTTCGCTCGAGATGTTATCAGATGGTTGGATGACACATTGATCCGCTTTGCTTCCAAGTTTGGAGACTACGCGGAGGAAGATCCAACTTCTTTCCGCCTGTCATCCAACTTCTCCCTTTTCCCTCAGTTCATGTATTACTTGAGGAGGTCTCAGTTTATTGATGTCTTCAACAGTAGTCCAGATGAGACTGCTTTCTTCCGGCTAATGCTGAATCGTGAGGGGGTGGTGGGTTCCCTTATCATGATCCAGCCCACGCTTTTCCAATACTCCTTTGATGGTCCACCTGTTCCAGTCCTCCTAGATGTTCGCTCCATCTCTCCAGATGTTATCTTGCTCTTTGACTCATACTTTCACGTGGTTATTCATTACGGGTCCAAAGTTTCCCAGTGGAGGAAGCTTGGGTATGACAAGGACCCAAACCATGAGAATTTGAGGAAGCTGTTGGAAGCCCCTTTAATTGATGCAGAGCAGTTGATGGCTGACCGAGTTCCTGCACCAAAGTTTATTAAATGTGACCAGCATGGCAGCCAAGCGAGGTTTCTTCTTGCAAAGTTGAATCCATCTGTTACCCAGAATTCAACACACACTGACGGTTCAGATATTATTTTCACCGATGATCTGAGCTTGCAGGTATTTTTAGATCACTTGCAGGTCCTTGCAGTGCAAGGCTGA
- the LOC126592546 gene encoding sugar transporter ERD6-like 9 isoform X3, whose translation MWGNLNQGIQSRHQGTSAAASPSPLGYSVFGSILTIGGVIGELVNTMWLSETFSTAGWLRIAFAKNAWWLDFGRLFSGFGIGLSM comes from the exons atgtgggg gaatTTGAATcaaggcatacaatcccggcatcAAGGTACTTCCGCAGCGGCATCTCCGAGTCCTCTCGGG TACTCTGTTTTTGGTTCAATATTAACAATCGGCGGAGTGATTGGTGAATTGGTAAAT ACAATGTGGCTGTCCGAAACATTCAGTACTGCAGGGTGGCTGCGTATAGCATTTGCAAAG AATGCTTGGTGGCTGGATTTTGGACGACTGTTCTCGGGATTTGGCATTGGGTTAAGTAT GTAG
- the LOC126592546 gene encoding uncharacterized protein LOC126592546 isoform X2, whose amino-acid sequence MWGNLNQGIQSRHQGTSAAASPSPLGYSVFGSILTIGGVIGELVNTMWLSETFSTAGWLRIAFAKDLDRWKELAPVLVFISMLVNPNNPHTSIFSSLGNIGHIFSNEQVTCI is encoded by the exons atgtgggg gaatTTGAATcaaggcatacaatcccggcatcAAGGTACTTCCGCAGCGGCATCTCCGAGTCCTCTCGGG TACTCTGTTTTTGGTTCAATATTAACAATCGGCGGAGTGATTGGTGAATTGGTAAAT ACAATGTGGCTGTCCGAAACATTCAGTACTGCAGGGTGGCTGCGTATAGCATTTGCAAAG GACCTTGACCGGTGGAAGGAGCTTGCTCCCGTTTTGGTGTTTATTAGCATGCTGGTAAATCCAAACAATCCACATACAAgtattttttcttctcttggaAATATTGGTCACATCTTTAGCAACGAACAAGTCACGTGCATCTAA
- the LOC126592546 gene encoding sugar transporter ERD6-like 9 isoform X4, whose product MWGNLNQGIQSRHQGTSAAASPSPLGYSVFGSILTIGGVIGELVNTMWLSETFSTAGWLRIAFAKDLDRWKELAPVLVFISML is encoded by the exons atgtgggg gaatTTGAATcaaggcatacaatcccggcatcAAGGTACTTCCGCAGCGGCATCTCCGAGTCCTCTCGGG TACTCTGTTTTTGGTTCAATATTAACAATCGGCGGAGTGATTGGTGAATTGGTAAAT ACAATGTGGCTGTCCGAAACATTCAGTACTGCAGGGTGGCTGCGTATAGCATTTGCAAAG GACCTTGACCGGTGGAAGGAGCTTGCTCCCGTTTTGGTGTTTATTAGCATGCTG TGA
- the LOC126592546 gene encoding sugar transporter ERD6-like isoform X1, with protein sequence MWGNLNQGIQSRHQGTSAAASPSPLGYSVFGSILTIGGVIGELVNTMWLSETFSTAGWLRIAFAKNAWWLDFGRLFSGFGIGLSRINYGTLVCRLKLINKRTFTLLCNILEEKFLYISRSS encoded by the exons atgtgggg gaatTTGAATcaaggcatacaatcccggcatcAAGGTACTTCCGCAGCGGCATCTCCGAGTCCTCTCGGG TACTCTGTTTTTGGTTCAATATTAACAATCGGCGGAGTGATTGGTGAATTGGTAAAT ACAATGTGGCTGTCCGAAACATTCAGTACTGCAGGGTGGCTGCGTATAGCATTTGCAAAG AATGCTTGGTGGCTGGATTTTGGACGACTGTTCTCGGGATTTGGCATTGGGTTAA GTAGAATCAATTATGGTACACTAGTTTGCAGGCTAAAATTGATAAATAAAAGGACCTTTACGCTGCTCTGCAACATCTTAGAGGAAAAATTCTTATATATCTCAAGAAGCAGCTGA